Proteins encoded within one genomic window of Sphingosinicella ginsenosidimutans:
- a CDS encoding lysophospholipid acyltransferase family protein, translated as MAVLRSALFALVFYGWTAIAVFLAYPISLFGERAARGWAHSWARYHRWCCANILGIRSRIEGAPPKGAVLVAAKHQSMFETIEIVLMLDEPAMVLKRELARIPFWGRIVTAYGAIPVDRSGGAAALRQMMRAAEVAIAEGRPILIFPEGTRVRPGETPPLQPGFAGLYRALKLPVAAVALDSGRLWPRGRFVKRPGIVTMRFAEPIPPGLKRGEIEARVHEAINALEGGA; from the coding sequence ATGGCCGTGCTGCGTTCGGCGCTGTTCGCGCTCGTCTTCTATGGCTGGACCGCGATCGCGGTGTTCCTCGCTTATCCGATCAGCCTGTTCGGCGAGCGCGCCGCGCGCGGCTGGGCGCACAGCTGGGCGCGCTATCACCGCTGGTGCTGCGCCAACATTCTCGGCATCCGCAGCCGGATCGAGGGGGCGCCGCCCAAAGGCGCCGTCCTCGTCGCGGCCAAGCATCAATCGATGTTCGAGACGATCGAGATCGTGCTGATGCTCGACGAGCCGGCGATGGTGCTGAAGCGCGAGCTTGCGCGGATTCCCTTCTGGGGCCGGATCGTCACCGCTTATGGCGCGATCCCGGTCGATCGCTCCGGGGGCGCAGCGGCGCTGAGGCAGATGATGCGCGCCGCCGAGGTGGCGATCGCCGAGGGCCGGCCGATCCTGATTTTCCCGGAAGGAACGCGGGTGCGGCCCGGCGAGACGCCGCCGCTCCAGCCCGGCTTCGCCGGCCTCTATCGCGCGCTCAAGCTGCCGGTCGCGGCGGTCGCGCTCGACAGCGGGCGGCTGTGGCCGCGGGGCAGGTTCGTGAAGCGTCCGGGAATCGTCACGATGCGCTTCGCCGAGCCGATTCCGCCGGGGCTCAAGCGCGGCGAGATCGAGGCGCGCGTCCATGAAGCGATCAATGCGCTGGAAGGCGGCGCGTGA
- a CDS encoding beta-N-acetylglucosaminidase domain-containing protein: MIPELGLIEGFFGLPWTWADRRDAVAFLAPHGYRFYLYAPKADAFLRRRWQEPWPEAEFDQLASFARQCRAAGVRFGIGLSPFEIHLHEGRDWQEGLARKIVEINALKPDDLAILFDDMKGDVPDLAERQAAIAGFAAERSDASRLLLCPSYYSDDPILDVAFGARPDHYLETLGRLLDPAIGVMWTGEEVCARQFTTGHLARVSEQLRRKPFLWDNYPVNDGANMSRHLHLRAFTGRPAGIGSFIAAHGINLASQPVLSRIPALTLGESYAAGEAYEYGGAFARAARTVLGDALAERVRRDLLTLQDRGLDRLGERIETLKARYAAYDHPGAREICAWLDGRWHVTDALVQTQ, encoded by the coding sequence GTGATCCCGGAGCTCGGCCTGATCGAGGGCTTTTTCGGCCTGCCCTGGACTTGGGCGGACCGGCGCGACGCGGTCGCCTTCCTCGCCCCGCACGGCTATCGATTCTACCTCTATGCGCCGAAGGCGGACGCCTTCCTGCGCCGCCGCTGGCAGGAGCCGTGGCCCGAGGCGGAGTTCGATCAACTCGCCAGCTTCGCGCGTCAGTGCCGCGCCGCCGGCGTTCGCTTCGGAATCGGGCTCAGCCCGTTCGAAATCCACCTCCACGAGGGCCGCGACTGGCAGGAGGGCCTCGCCCGCAAGATCGTCGAGATCAACGCGCTGAAGCCCGACGATCTCGCGATCCTTTTCGACGACATGAAGGGCGACGTTCCCGACCTGGCCGAACGCCAGGCGGCGATCGCCGGCTTCGCCGCCGAGCGGAGCGATGCCAGCCGCCTCCTGCTGTGCCCCTCTTATTATTCCGACGATCCGATCCTCGACGTCGCCTTCGGAGCGCGGCCGGACCATTATCTCGAAACGCTCGGCCGGCTGCTCGATCCGGCGATCGGCGTCATGTGGACCGGCGAGGAGGTCTGCGCGCGCCAGTTCACGACCGGCCACCTTGCGCGCGTTTCGGAGCAGCTGCGGCGCAAGCCCTTCCTGTGGGACAATTATCCGGTGAACGACGGCGCCAACATGTCGCGCCACCTGCATCTTCGGGCCTTTACCGGGCGGCCGGCGGGGATCGGCTCCTTCATCGCCGCCCACGGGATCAACCTCGCCTCGCAGCCGGTGCTGAGCCGCATTCCCGCGCTGACGCTCGGGGAAAGCTATGCGGCGGGCGAGGCCTATGAATATGGCGGCGCCTTCGCGCGCGCCGCGCGGACGGTGCTTGGCGACGCGCTTGCGGAGCGAGTCCGCCGCGACCTGCTGACGCTGCAGGATCGGGGGCTCGACCGGCTCGGCGAGAGGATCGAGACGCTGAAGGCGCGCTACGCCGCCTATGACCATCCGGGCGCGCGGGAAATCTGCGCCTGGCTCGACGGGCGGTGGCATGTCACCGACGCGCTCGTCCAGACGCAGTAA
- the pheT gene encoding phenylalanine--tRNA ligase subunit beta: MKFTLSWLRDHLDTDADLAAIVDRLTAIGLEVESVENPADRLAPFIVAEVLSAAPHPQADKLQVLSVDDGSGAPVQVVCGAPNARAGLKGVFGAPGAYVPGSDITLKVAAIRGVESRGMMCSVRELELGDDHDGIIELPADAPVGANYAAWAGLDDPVIDVSVTPNRQDAMGVHGIARDLAAAGLGTLKPVAVPDIAGTFPCPIEIRTDDPEGCPAFYGRVVRGVGNGASPAWLQRRLKAVGQRPISALVDMTNYIMLSYGRPLHVYDLAKLDGALVARRARDGEEVLALNGKSYRLDPSITVIADDAAVHDIGGIMGGEHSGVSETTTDIVIECAYFTPERIALTGQKLGLASDARSRFERGVDPAFLDAGLALATQMAIDLAGGEPSQIVRAGEPPLRPRSIAYDPARCEKLAGVAVSEDRQQQILQRLGFTVTRDSPWQVAVPSWRRDVDGAADIVEEVIRIEGLDRIPSTPLPRAAGVARPTATPMQKIERKVRRAAAARGLDEAVTWSFIAEDEAALFGGAPWSLANPISEDLKAMRPSLLPGLLGAARRNLARGAPSVRLFEIGRRYCADGERLTLGLVLAGARPRDWRGGGGAFDAFDAKAEAQALLAAAGAPDSLQILGEAPAGVYHPGRSGRFALGPKAVLAEFGALHPRLARAFDLDNAVAAEIFLDAIPARRASGHMRSAYAPPALQGVTRDFAFLVPADTRAGDLLRAVRGADKAAIVDARLFDVFTGQNVPEGQKSLAVEIALQPAEKSFTDEELKAISDRIVAAAAKLGATLRA; encoded by the coding sequence ATGAAGTTCACCCTCTCCTGGCTTCGCGACCATCTCGACACCGACGCCGATCTCGCGGCGATCGTCGACAGGCTCACTGCCATCGGGCTTGAGGTCGAGAGCGTCGAGAACCCGGCCGATCGCCTCGCGCCCTTCATCGTCGCCGAGGTGCTGAGCGCCGCGCCGCATCCGCAGGCGGACAAGCTCCAGGTGCTCAGCGTCGACGACGGCAGCGGCGCGCCGGTGCAGGTGGTGTGCGGCGCGCCCAATGCCCGCGCGGGCCTGAAGGGCGTCTTCGGCGCGCCAGGCGCTTATGTGCCGGGTAGCGACATCACGCTGAAGGTGGCGGCGATCCGCGGCGTCGAGAGCCGCGGCATGATGTGCTCGGTCCGCGAACTGGAGCTCGGCGACGACCATGACGGCATTATCGAGCTTCCCGCCGACGCGCCGGTCGGGGCGAATTACGCCGCCTGGGCCGGCCTCGACGATCCGGTGATCGACGTGTCGGTGACGCCGAACCGGCAGGACGCGATGGGTGTCCACGGCATCGCCCGCGATCTGGCCGCCGCCGGCCTCGGCACGCTGAAGCCGGTCGCGGTGCCCGACATCGCCGGGACCTTCCCCTGCCCGATCGAGATCCGCACCGACGATCCCGAGGGTTGCCCCGCCTTTTACGGGCGCGTCGTGCGCGGCGTCGGCAACGGCGCCTCGCCGGCCTGGCTGCAGCGCCGGCTGAAGGCCGTCGGCCAGCGGCCGATCAGCGCCCTGGTCGACATGACCAATTATATCATGCTGTCCTACGGCCGGCCGCTCCACGTTTACGATCTCGCGAAGCTGGACGGCGCGCTGGTCGCCCGCCGCGCGCGCGACGGCGAGGAGGTGCTGGCGCTCAACGGCAAGAGCTATCGGCTCGATCCCTCGATCACCGTCATCGCCGACGATGCCGCGGTCCACGACATCGGCGGCATCATGGGCGGCGAGCATTCGGGGGTGAGCGAGACGACGACCGACATCGTCATCGAATGCGCCTATTTCACACCGGAGCGCATCGCGCTTACGGGGCAGAAGCTCGGCCTCGCCTCCGACGCGCGCAGCCGTTTCGAGCGCGGCGTCGATCCGGCCTTTCTCGACGCCGGGCTCGCGCTCGCGACGCAGATGGCGATCGACCTTGCGGGCGGCGAGCCGTCCCAGATCGTTCGCGCGGGCGAGCCGCCGCTGCGGCCGCGCTCGATCGCCTATGATCCCGCGCGCTGCGAGAAGCTCGCCGGCGTCGCCGTCTCCGAGGACCGGCAGCAACAGATCCTCCAGCGGCTGGGCTTCACGGTCACGCGCGATTCGCCCTGGCAGGTCGCGGTGCCGTCATGGCGTCGCGACGTGGACGGCGCCGCCGACATCGTCGAGGAGGTGATCCGGATCGAAGGGCTCGACCGGATTCCCTCGACCCCGCTGCCGCGCGCCGCCGGCGTCGCCCGCCCCACCGCGACGCCGATGCAGAAGATCGAGCGCAAGGTCCGCCGTGCCGCCGCGGCGCGCGGGCTGGACGAGGCGGTGACCTGGAGCTTCATCGCCGAGGATGAGGCGGCGCTGTTCGGCGGCGCGCCCTGGTCGCTCGCCAATCCGATCAGCGAGGATCTGAAGGCGATGCGCCCCTCGCTCCTCCCCGGGCTGCTCGGCGCGGCCCGCCGCAACCTCGCGCGCGGCGCCCCCAGCGTGCGGCTGTTCGAAATCGGGCGGCGCTATTGCGCCGATGGCGAGCGGCTGACGCTCGGGCTGGTGCTCGCCGGTGCCCGGCCGCGCGACTGGCGGGGCGGGGGCGGTGCATTCGACGCCTTCGACGCGAAGGCCGAGGCGCAGGCGCTGCTCGCCGCGGCAGGCGCGCCCGACAGCCTCCAGATCCTCGGAGAGGCGCCGGCGGGAGTCTATCACCCCGGCCGATCCGGGCGGTTCGCGCTCGGCCCGAAGGCGGTGCTCGCCGAATTCGGCGCGCTCCATCCCCGGCTGGCCCGCGCGTTCGATCTCGACAATGCCGTCGCGGCGGAGATTTTCCTGGACGCGATCCCGGCGCGGCGGGCCAGCGGCCATATGCGCAGCGCCTATGCTCCGCCCGCGCTCCAGGGCGTGACGCGCGACTTCGCCTTCCTGGTCCCGGCCGATACTCGCGCCGGCGATCTGCTGCGCGCGGTGCGCGGCGCCGACAAGGCTGCGATCGTCGATGCCCGGCTGTTCGATGTCTTCACCGGCCAGAACGTGCCCGAGGGGCAGAAGTCGCTCGCCGTCGAAATCGCGCTCCAGCCGGCCGAGAAGAGCTTCACGGATGAAGAGCTCAAGGCCATTTCGGATCGGATCGTCGCCGCGGCCGCGAAGCTCGGGGCGACCCTGCGGGCCTGA
- the pheS gene encoding phenylalanine--tRNA ligase subunit alpha has translation MNEELETMTRDWLARIAGAGDLAALEAERVAALGKQGAVTALLKTLGGMSPEERQVRGPAIHGLREAVTAAIAARKTALDDAELERRLASETIDVTLPVDSGARGTVHPVSQVMDELAEIFADLGFAVATGPEIEDQWHNFTALNMPETHPARAMHDTFYLRAGEGEEAKVLRTHTSPVQIRTMQSQEPPIRIIAPGRTYRSDSDATHTPMFHQVEGLVIDRGIHMGHLKWTLETFLKAYFERDDIVLRLRPSYFPFTEPSAEVDVGYTIQNGRRVLGGSERWMELLGSGMVHPRVIAACGLDPDEWQGFAFGCGIDRLAMLKYGMDDLRAFFDGDVRWLKHYGFGALDVPTLSGGVSA, from the coding sequence ATGAACGAAGAACTCGAAACGATGACGCGCGACTGGCTCGCCCGGATCGCGGGCGCCGGGGATCTGGCGGCGCTGGAGGCGGAGCGGGTCGCGGCGCTCGGCAAGCAGGGCGCGGTGACCGCCCTGCTCAAGACGCTGGGCGGCATGAGCCCGGAGGAGCGGCAGGTTCGCGGCCCCGCCATCCACGGTCTTCGCGAGGCGGTGACCGCGGCGATCGCGGCGCGCAAGACCGCGCTCGACGATGCCGAGCTCGAACGGCGGCTGGCGAGCGAGACGATCGACGTGACGCTGCCGGTCGATAGCGGGGCGCGCGGCACCGTCCATCCGGTGAGCCAGGTGATGGACGAGCTGGCCGAGATTTTCGCCGATCTCGGCTTCGCGGTCGCGACCGGGCCGGAGATCGAGGACCAGTGGCACAATTTCACCGCGCTCAACATGCCGGAAACGCATCCGGCGCGCGCGATGCACGACACCTTCTACCTCCGCGCCGGCGAGGGCGAGGAGGCGAAGGTGCTTCGCACCCACACCTCCCCCGTGCAGATCCGCACGATGCAGTCGCAGGAGCCGCCGATCCGCATCATCGCGCCGGGGCGGACCTATCGATCCGACAGCGACGCGACGCACACGCCGATGTTCCACCAGGTCGAAGGCCTCGTCATCGATCGGGGCATCCACATGGGCCATCTGAAATGGACGCTCGAGACCTTTCTCAAGGCCTATTTCGAGCGCGACGACATCGTCCTTCGCCTGCGCCCCTCCTATTTCCCGTTCACCGAGCCTTCGGCCGAGGTGGATGTGGGCTACACGATCCAGAATGGCCGGCGGGTGCTCGGCGGCAGCGAGAGGTGGATGGAGCTTCTGGGCTCCGGCATGGTCCATCCGCGCGTCATCGCAGCCTGCGGGCTCGATCCCGACGAATGGCAGGGCTTCGCCTTCGGCTGCGGCATCGATCGGCTGGCGATGCTCAAATATGGCATGGACGATCTGCGCGCCTTCTTCGACGGCGACGTGCGCTGGCTGAAACATTACGGCTTCGGCGCGCTCGACGTGCCGACACTGAGCGGAGGCGTCAGCGCATGA
- a CDS encoding DUF5996 family protein, with protein sequence MQDSPWPLLTAADRPTIVTLHYFAQVIGKVPTAVLPWRNHGWHLTLHLTPRGLSTEPVHAPSGPFTLALDLVDCALVLEDRSGRRALPFESMTVADFHAAAMTMLAKAGHRVRIHPAPNEVDPAIPFAEDRAPRACEPDVARRLLGALVSADRVLRLFRSSFLGKVSPVHFFWGSFDLAVTRFSGRTAPRHPGGIVNLPDAVTREAYSHEVSSAGFWPGGAGAEGGPFFYSYAYPTPEGFAEAGVRPESARFDAALGEFVLDYEAVRSASDPDAALLAFLESTYEAAADLGRWDRAALECPTGRPGVPRAV encoded by the coding sequence GTGCAAGATTCTCCCTGGCCGTTGCTCACTGCGGCCGATCGACCGACCATCGTCACATTGCACTATTTCGCGCAGGTGATCGGCAAGGTGCCGACGGCCGTCCTGCCGTGGCGCAATCATGGCTGGCACCTGACGTTGCACCTCACGCCGCGCGGGCTTTCGACCGAGCCGGTCCACGCCCCGTCGGGGCCGTTCACGCTGGCGCTCGACCTCGTCGATTGCGCGCTGGTGCTCGAGGATCGATCGGGGCGACGCGCACTGCCCTTCGAGTCGATGACGGTCGCCGATTTCCATGCCGCCGCGATGACGATGCTCGCGAAGGCCGGCCATCGCGTTCGCATCCACCCCGCGCCCAATGAGGTCGATCCGGCCATCCCCTTCGCCGAGGACCGGGCGCCGCGCGCCTGCGAGCCCGATGTCGCCCGTCGCCTGCTCGGCGCGCTCGTCTCGGCCGATCGCGTGCTTCGGCTGTTCCGGTCATCCTTCCTCGGCAAGGTCAGCCCGGTCCATTTCTTCTGGGGCAGCTTCGACCTTGCCGTCACCCGCTTTTCGGGCCGGACCGCGCCGCGCCATCCCGGCGGGATCGTGAACCTGCCCGACGCAGTCACCCGCGAAGCCTATAGCCACGAGGTCTCAAGCGCCGGATTCTGGCCGGGCGGCGCCGGCGCGGAGGGCGGGCCGTTCTTCTATTCCTATGCTTATCCGACGCCCGAAGGCTTCGCCGAAGCCGGGGTGAGGCCCGAATCGGCACGCTTCGATGCCGCGCTCGGCGAGTTCGTGCTCGATTACGAGGCCGTACGCAGCGCGAGCGACCCCGACGCGGCGCTGCTCGCCTTTCTCGAATCGACCTATGAGGCGGCGGCCGATCTCGGCCGTTGGGATCGCGCGGCGCTCGAATGCCCGACGGGGCGGCCGGGCGTGCCGCGCGCCGTCTGA
- the infC gene encoding translation initiation factor IF-3: MNRRLAAPPMNGPRFNEFISSPRVRVIDENGENLGVMLTAEAIEQAAEAGLDLVEVSPNADPPVAKFLDVGKFKYEAQKKANLARKTQKTQEIKEIKMRPNIDDHDYDTKMKKVNDFIGEGDKVKVTLRFRGRELAHGELGMQLLQRVQADVAEIAKVEQHPRMEGRQMLMVLAPR, from the coding sequence ATGAACCGGCGCCTCGCCGCCCCGCCGATGAACGGCCCCCGCTTCAACGAATTCATCAGCTCGCCGCGCGTTCGCGTGATCGACGAAAATGGCGAGAATCTCGGCGTCATGCTGACCGCCGAGGCGATCGAGCAGGCCGCTGAGGCCGGGCTCGACCTCGTCGAGGTCTCGCCCAACGCGGACCCGCCCGTCGCCAAGTTCCTCGATGTCGGGAAATTCAAGTACGAGGCGCAGAAGAAGGCGAACCTCGCCCGCAAGACCCAGAAGACGCAGGAGATCAAGGAGATCAAGATGCGTCCGAACATCGACGATCACGATTACGATACGAAGATGAAGAAGGTGAACGACTTCATCGGCGAGGGCGACAAGGTGAAGGTGACGCTGCGCTTCCGCGGACGCGAGCTGGCGCATGGCGAGCTTGGCATGCAGCTGCTCCAGCGGGTCCAGGCGGACGTCGCCGAAATCGCGAAGGTCGAACAGCATCCGCGCATGGAAGGGCGCCAGATGCTGATGGTGCTCGCGCCGCGCTGA
- the thrS gene encoding threonine--tRNA ligase, producing MDMLSITLPDGSVREVAPGTTPADIAAAIGPGLAKAALAAKVDGEVRDLARPLEKDSSLAIVTARDEKEALELVRHDYAHVLAEAVQRLFPGTQITFGPATDDGFYYDFAPAPDRGPFTEEDLPVIEEEMRRIIARDEPLIREVWTREQLIDRWTRQGEAFKAEWAAELPEDEELTVYRAGRGEDAWLDMCRGPHLASTGKLDPQAFKLTRVSGAYWRGDQNNPQLSRIYGTGWLNKKQLDAHLVRLEEAAKRDHRKIGQEMDLFHLQSEAHGSVFWHPKGFLIWRQLEAYMRRRLDAAGYVEVKTPQLMDARQWERSGHWGKYRENMFVVPDEIPSTDEDGPVLSGTGDLMALKPMNCPAHVLIFKQGITSYRELPIRLAEFGCCHRNEPHGALHGIMRVRQFTQDDAHIFCREDQLIDEIRAFCDLLDSVYRDLGFDSYAIKLALRPEKRFGSDEMWDKAEQVLRDAVHAAGRDTADYGWEELPGEGAFYAPKLEFHLTDAIGRTWQVGTIQADEVLPERLDASYVGEDGERHRPVMLHRAILGTFERFIGILIEHHAGRFPLWLAPVQAVVATIVSDADDYAKEVVAKLEAAGLRAEADTRNEKINYKVREHSLAHVPYLLVVGKREADERTIALRPLGEGAKQEVIALDALVDRLRLEALPPDLRR from the coding sequence ATGGACATGCTTTCGATCACGCTTCCCGACGGCTCCGTGCGCGAGGTCGCGCCGGGAACGACCCCGGCGGACATCGCGGCGGCAATCGGCCCCGGCCTCGCCAAGGCCGCGCTCGCCGCGAAGGTCGACGGCGAAGTGCGCGATCTCGCCCGGCCGCTGGAGAAGGATTCCAGCCTCGCCATCGTCACCGCCCGCGACGAGAAGGAGGCGCTCGAGCTCGTTCGTCACGATTATGCCCACGTCCTCGCCGAGGCGGTGCAGCGCCTGTTCCCCGGCACCCAGATCACCTTCGGCCCGGCGACCGACGACGGCTTCTATTATGATTTCGCGCCCGCCCCCGATCGCGGGCCCTTCACCGAGGAGGACCTGCCGGTCATCGAGGAGGAGATGCGGCGCATCATCGCGCGCGACGAGCCGCTGATTCGCGAGGTCTGGACGCGCGAGCAGCTGATCGATCGCTGGACGCGGCAGGGCGAGGCCTTCAAGGCCGAATGGGCCGCCGAGCTGCCCGAGGACGAGGAGCTGACCGTCTATCGCGCCGGCCGCGGCGAGGACGCATGGCTCGACATGTGCCGCGGTCCCCACCTCGCCTCGACCGGCAAGCTCGATCCGCAGGCGTTCAAGCTGACCCGCGTGTCGGGCGCCTATTGGCGCGGCGACCAGAACAATCCGCAGCTCTCGCGCATCTACGGCACCGGCTGGCTCAACAAGAAGCAGCTCGACGCGCATCTCGTCCGGCTCGAAGAGGCGGCGAAGCGCGATCACCGCAAGATCGGCCAGGAGATGGACCTGTTCCACCTTCAGTCCGAAGCGCATGGCAGCGTCTTCTGGCACCCCAAGGGATTCCTGATCTGGCGCCAGCTCGAAGCCTATATGCGCCGCCGGCTGGACGCTGCCGGCTATGTCGAGGTGAAGACCCCGCAGCTCATGGACGCGCGCCAGTGGGAGCGCTCGGGCCATTGGGGCAAATATCGCGAGAACATGTTCGTCGTTCCCGACGAGATCCCCTCGACCGACGAGGACGGCCCCGTCCTCTCCGGGACCGGCGACCTGATGGCGCTGAAGCCGATGAACTGCCCGGCGCACGTCCTCATCTTCAAGCAGGGGATCACCTCCTATCGCGAGCTGCCCATCCGCCTCGCCGAATTCGGCTGCTGCCACCGCAACGAGCCGCACGGCGCGCTCCACGGCATCATGCGCGTGCGCCAGTTCACCCAGGACGATGCCCATATTTTCTGTCGCGAGGACCAGCTGATCGACGAGATCCGGGCCTTCTGCGACCTGCTCGACAGCGTCTACCGGGACCTCGGCTTCGATTCCTACGCGATCAAGCTCGCGCTTCGGCCGGAGAAAAGGTTCGGCAGCGACGAGATGTGGGACAAGGCGGAGCAGGTGCTTCGCGACGCCGTCCATGCCGCCGGTCGCGACACCGCGGATTATGGCTGGGAGGAACTTCCCGGCGAGGGCGCCTTCTATGCGCCGAAGCTCGAATTCCACCTGACCGATGCGATCGGCCGAACCTGGCAGGTCGGCACGATCCAGGCGGACGAAGTGCTGCCCGAGCGGCTCGACGCGAGCTATGTCGGCGAGGATGGCGAGCGTCACCGCCCGGTGATGCTCCACCGCGCGATCCTCGGCACGTTCGAGCGGTTCATCGGCATATTGATCGAACATCATGCCGGCCGCTTCCCGCTCTGGCTCGCGCCGGTCCAGGCGGTGGTCGCGACGATCGTCTCCGACGCCGATGATTATGCGAAGGAGGTGGTGGCGAAGCTCGAGGCCGCGGGCCTTCGCGCCGAGGCCGACACCCGCAACGAGAAGATCAACTACAAGGTGCGTGAGCACAGCCTCGCCCACGTCCCCTACCTGCTCGTCGTCGGCAAGCGCGAGGCCGACGAGCGCACGATCGCGCTCCGCCCGCTCGGCGAAGGCGCGAAGCAGGAGGTGATTGCCCTCGACGCGCTGGTCGATCGGCTTCGCCTGGAGGCGCTGCCGCCCGACCTGCGCCGCTAA
- a CDS encoding helix-turn-helix transcriptional regulator yields MKNRLRVLRAERDWSQQDLADRLGVSRQSVNAIETGKYDPSLPLAFRIAGLFGQSIEAIFEDPATE; encoded by the coding sequence ATGAAGAACCGGCTCAGGGTGCTTCGCGCCGAGCGCGACTGGAGCCAGCAGGACCTGGCCGACCGGCTCGGCGTCTCGCGCCAGAGCGTCAACGCGATCGAGACGGGGAAATACGATCCCTCGCTCCCGCTCGCTTTCAGGATCGCCGGCCTGTTCGGCCAATCGATCGAAGCCATTTTCGAAGATCCAGCAACGGAGTGA
- a CDS encoding alpha/beta fold hydrolase: MHICRLLAFASLACCATPILHAQAPASPPATVPASASAETRLAHISVVSIGSGDPVVLIPGLASPRAVWDGIAPELARGHRVLLVQVNGFGGDDPGANRSEGTLAGITSDIVRYLDDNHIRSTAVIGHSMGGLVGMMLARDHGDRISKLMIVDSLPFLGTLMGPGASVDSLRPVAQQMRDAIANGNGAQPSPPNMSLTDSGRAQIGAWLNASNRAAVGQALYEDMTTDLRGDVPAIGRVPTTVLYAVPDPARAAMFQSVFAGAYAAAPSIRVVPVEGAAHFIMLDQPERFRAAVDSFLAG; this comes from the coding sequence ATGCATATCTGCCGACTCCTCGCTTTCGCGAGCCTTGCCTGTTGCGCGACCCCGATTCTCCATGCCCAGGCGCCGGCCAGCCCGCCCGCCACCGTTCCGGCGAGCGCATCGGCCGAGACCCGGCTCGCCCATATTTCGGTGGTGTCGATCGGCAGCGGCGATCCGGTGGTCCTCATTCCCGGCCTCGCCAGCCCGCGCGCGGTGTGGGACGGGATCGCGCCGGAGCTCGCGCGCGGCCACCGTGTCCTCCTCGTCCAGGTCAACGGCTTCGGTGGCGACGATCCCGGCGCCAACCGTTCGGAAGGGACGCTGGCGGGAATCACGTCGGACATCGTTCGCTATCTCGACGACAATCATATCCGAAGCACCGCCGTCATCGGCCACTCGATGGGCGGGCTGGTCGGCATGATGCTGGCGCGCGATCATGGCGATCGCATTTCGAAGCTGATGATCGTCGATTCGCTCCCTTTCCTCGGCACGCTGATGGGCCCGGGGGCGAGCGTCGATTCGCTCCGTCCGGTCGCGCAGCAGATGCGCGATGCGATCGCCAACGGGAATGGGGCCCAGCCTTCGCCGCCGAACATGTCGCTGACCGACTCCGGCCGCGCGCAGATCGGCGCCTGGCTCAACGCCTCGAACCGGGCGGCGGTCGGCCAGGCGCTCTATGAGGACATGACGACCGATCTGCGCGGCGACGTCCCCGCCATCGGCCGGGTGCCGACGACCGTGCTCTATGCGGTGCCCGATCCGGCGCGCGCCGCGATGTTCCAGTCCGTCTTCGCCGGCGCCTATGCCGCCGCGCCCTCGATCCGCGTCGTGCCGGTGGAAGGCGCCGCCCACTTCATCATGCTCGATCAGCCCGAGCGTTTCCGCGCGGCGGTGGATTCGTTCCTCGCCGGCTAG
- a CDS encoding alpha/beta fold hydrolase: MTDFSYLAGADGRMLAYRHRAGRGPCLVFLPGYMSDMEGTKALALDAWAEAQGRAFLRFDYGGCGQSSGDFEAQTLAGWLGDVLAMIDQVAGGDVVLAGSSMGGWLMLHAALARPRAVKGLVGIAAAPDFTGWGFTEAQKMTILRDGRLVEDSPYGDTPYVTTRVFWESGEAMRMMHAPIDIGCPIRLLHGQRDADVPWTWAPEIARLVRSDDVQVTLVKDGDHRLSRESDIALLTATVAGLMEQIG, encoded by the coding sequence ATGACCGATTTCTCCTACCTTGCCGGCGCGGACGGGCGGATGCTCGCCTATCGCCATCGTGCGGGCCGCGGGCCGTGCCTCGTCTTCCTGCCCGGCTACATGTCCGACATGGAGGGGACGAAGGCGCTCGCGCTCGATGCCTGGGCCGAAGCGCAGGGGCGCGCCTTCCTTCGCTTCGATTATGGCGGTTGCGGCCAGAGCAGTGGCGATTTCGAGGCGCAGACGCTCGCCGGCTGGCTCGGCGACGTGCTCGCGATGATCGATCAGGTGGCCGGCGGCGACGTCGTGCTCGCCGGATCGTCGATGGGCGGCTGGCTGATGCTCCATGCCGCGCTGGCGCGGCCACGGGCGGTGAAGGGCCTGGTCGGCATTGCTGCTGCACCCGATTTCACCGGCTGGGGCTTCACCGAGGCGCAGAAGATGACGATCCTTCGCGACGGCAGGCTGGTGGAGGACTCGCCTTATGGCGATACGCCCTATGTCACCACGCGCGTCTTCTGGGAAAGCGGCGAGGCGATGCGGATGATGCACGCGCCGATCGACATCGGATGCCCGATCCGCCTGCTCCACGGCCAGCGCGACGCCGACGTGCCCTGGACGTGGGCGCCCGAAATCGCCCGCCTCGTGCGTTCAGACGATGTGCAGGTGACGCTCGTCAAGGACGGCGATCACCGCCTTTCGCGCGAGAGCGACATCGCGCTGCTGACCGCGACCGTCGCGGGCCTGATGGAGCAAATCGGCTAG